The following proteins are encoded in a genomic region of Coffea eugenioides isolate CCC68of chromosome 6, Ceug_1.0, whole genome shotgun sequence:
- the LOC113775282 gene encoding ATP-dependent 6-phosphofructokinase 3-like, giving the protein MEAVCNGGGGVSSSKLAFLKLPDHTHNTHLPNGFTSFQVTEKKLSMGATNNSQPKIVTGEAGYVLEDVPHLSDYIPDLPTYTNPLQDNPAYSAVRQYFVNADDTVPQKVVVHATGPRGIHFRRAGPRQKVHFESDEVRACIVTCGGLCPGLNTVIREIVCGLNYMYGVNRVLGIDGGYRGFYSRNTISLTPKVVNDIHKRGGTVLGTSRGGHVTKKIVDSIQDRGINQVYIIGGDGTQKGASVIFEEIRKRGLKVAVVGVPKTIDNDIPVIDKSFGFDSTVEEAQRAINAAHVEATSVENGIGVVKLMGRNSGFIAMHATLASRDVDCCLIPESPFFLDGPGGLYEYIEKRLKEQGHMVIVIAEGAGQELLSQSLQSTDQQDASGNKLLQDVGLWISQSIKNHFAKEQKMAINLKYIDPTYMIRAIPSNASDNVYCTLLAQSAVHGAMAGYTGFTVGPVNGRHCYIPFHRINERQHKVVITDRMWARLLSSTNQPSFLTRDIIENAKKDEEEVVPRLLDENPINRKKVAC; this is encoded by the exons ATGGAGGCAGTTTGTAATGGTGGTGGCGGTGTCTCTTCTAGCAAGTTAGCTTTCTTGAAGTTGCCTGATCATACTCATAACACTCATCTTCCAAACGGGTTTACATCTTTTCAAGTTACTGAAAAGAAGTTGTCGATGGGAGCAACCAATAATTCACAGCCTAAAATCGTGACTGGAGAAGCCGGTTATGTTCTTGAAGATGTTCCTCATTTATCTGACTATATTCCTGATCTTCCT ACTTATACCAATCCCTTGCAAGATAATCCTGCATATTCAGCTGTGAG ACAGTACTTTGTCAATGCTGATGACACCGTTCCACAAAAG GTTGTTGTTCATGCAACTGGTCCAAGAGGGATACATTTTCGACGAGCAGGTCCTCGCCAAAAA GTTCATTTCGAGTCTGATGAAGTACGTGCATGTATCGTTACATGTGGAGGTTTATGCCCTGGACTCAACACAGTGATCAGAGAAATAGTTTGTGGCTTGAACTACATGTATGGTGTAAATAGAGTCCTGGGAATAGAT GGAGGATACCGGGGTTTCTATTCCCGCAACACAATATCCTTGACACCTAAGGTTGTAAATGATATCCACAAACGTGGTGGGACAGTTCTTGGAACATCACGCGGAGGCCATGTCACCAAAAAGATAGTTGACAGCATTCAGGACCGTGGAATCAATCAG GTATATATTATTGGAGGAGATGGGACGCAAAAGGGGGCTAGTGTTATTTTTGAG GAAATCAGAAAACGAGGTCTTAAAGTTGCGGTTGTCGGTGTCCCGAAAACCATTGATAATGACATTCCG GTTATTGACAAATCTTTTGGTTTTGATTCTACTGTGGAGGAAGCTCAACGTGCTATTAATGCTGCACATGTGGAAGCAACAAGTGTTGAGAATGGCATTGGTGTTGTGAAGTTAATGGGACGGAACAGCG GGTTCATTGCGATGCATGCAACTCTTGCTAGTCGAGATGTCGATTGCTGCTTGATTCCCGAATCACCGTTTTTTCTTGACGGTCCTGGTGGACTTTATGAATACATTGAGAAACGACTCAAAGAACAAGGGCACATGGTAATTGTGATAGCGGAAGGTGCAGGGCAAGAGCTACTCTCTCAGAGTCTGCAATCTACTGATCAGCAGGATGCTTCTGGAAATAAGCTTTTACAAGATGTTGGATTGTGGATATCTCAAAGCATCAAG AATCATTTTGCTAAAGAACAGAAGATGGCAATTAATCTCAAATATATAG ATCCCACATATATGATCCGAGCCATTCCTAGCAATGCATCAGACAACGTTTACTGCACTCTTCTGGCTCAAAGTGCTGTTCATGGAGCAATGGCAGGGTACACAGGCTTCACAGTAGGGCCTGTCAACGGCAGGCACTGTTACATACCATTCCAT CGAATCAATGAGAGACAGCACAAGGTTGTGATAACGGATAGGATGTGGGCTAGACTTCTTTCATCAACGAATCAACCAAGCTTCTTGACAagagatataatagaaaatgcCAAGAAAGACGAGGAAGAAGTAGTTCCTCGGTTGCTGGATGAGAATCCCATAAACAGGAAGAAGGTCGCATGTTGA